The Malus domestica chromosome 06, GDT2T_hap1 genome has a segment encoding these proteins:
- the LOC114825674 gene encoding potassium transporter 3 has translation MVNRRGQCRENALFLYKSFGLLFGALSIPPLYVYKCAFSGGLLNYQTDDAIFGVFSVIFWTLTLISLLKYVLVMLSADDNGQGGVIALYALLCRNAKFCLLPNYQASDEEISTYRYPGCSNTNRPTSPLKRFIERHKSAKTCLLLVVLFGASMVICVGILTPVISIFASVEGLQFQATNLHSGVVVLIACILLLALFVLQHRGIHKLAFIFTPIMILWLLLIAAVGIYNIIEWNPRVYQALSPYYIYIFFKTTGKDGWLSLGGILLCVTGTEAIFADLGHFRTAPVRVAFSFVIYPCLILQYMGQAAFLSRNLSAVSMSFFASIPPPLLWPVLVVAPLAAIVASQPVISSTFSVVKQCQAIRCFPRVKVVHTKRRISGQIYIPELNWFLMIISLAVTIGFRDTIRIANAYGIAFLGVTIITTWLVSLVIDLVWHQSFMLSLLFCVLFGSVEAIYLSSLCVRILKGTWLPLVLSAVFLVVMYVWQYGTQKKYLYDLHNKVSMKWMLTLGPSLGIVRVPGIGLIYTELSTGVPASFTHFLTNLPAFYQVIVFVCVKTVPVPYVPQKERYLVGRVGPKSFGMYRCMVRNGYKDVFKNGDDFEIDVVMSIAEFIQMEAEGSGTPEGTVDRRMAVVKTSGKFGTVLVMAQTSGLGESSSSSSSAIVSSAKSPTLQNLQANYEQEAPKLNYWRRARFGLLDAKCKDSRLKEQLQELVEAKHAGVAYVIGQAYLKAKWNSSFLKKCAIDVAYSFLRKNCRSPAVTLNIPHICLIKVGMNYIV, from the exons ATG GTTAACAGAAGAGGTCAATGTAGGGAAAATGCCCTTTTCTTGTATAAGAGCTTTGGTTTGCTTTTCGGTGCTTTGAGCATTCCCCCTCTTTATGTTTATAAATGTGCATTTTCTGGAGGATTGCTCAATTACCAAACCGACGATGCGATATTTGGGGTGTTTTCAGTGATTTTTTGGACTCTTACTCTTATTTCTTTGCTAAAGTATGTCCTTGTCATGTTGAGCGCCGACGACAATGGTCAAG GTGGTGTTATTGCATTATACGCGCTCCTTTGCAGAAATGCGAAATTCTGTTTGCTGCCTAATTATCAGGCATCTGATGAGGAGATCTCCACATACCGCTACCCCGGTTGTTCCAATACGAACAGGCCCACTTCTCCATTGAAAAGGTTTATCGAGAGACATAAAAGTGCAAAAACCTGTCTACTTCTTGTAGTTTTATTTGGAGCTTCCATGGTGATTTGTGTTGGTATCCTCACTCCTGTAATATCAA TTTTTGCATCTGTGGAGGGGCTACAATTTCAAGCAACGAATTTGCATAGTG GTGTGGTGGTTCTTATTGCCTGTATTTTATTGCTTGCCCTTTTTGTTTTGCAACACCGTGGCATCCACAAATTGGCCTTCATTTTCACTCCAATTATGATCCTTTGGCTACTGTTAATTGCTGCTGTTGGAATCTACAATATCATCGAGTGGAATCCAAGGGTATATCAGGCTCTTTCTCCGTATTACATTTACATATTCTTTAAGACGACAGGAAAAGATGGCTGGCTTTCTCTTGGAGGAATACTTTTATGTGTGACTG GAACTGAAGCCATCTTTGCGGATCTTGGCCACTTCAGAACAGCACCAGTAAGG GTTGcattttcttttgtgatttacCCATGCCTAATACTTCAATACATGGGACAAGCTGCGTTTCTTTCAAGAAATCTATCTGCAGTATCTATGAGCTTTTTCGCTTCTATTCCAC CTCCCTTGTTGTGGCCAGTACTTGTGGTTGCACCTTTGGCTGCCATTGTTGCCAGTCAACCTGTTATCTCTTCCACATTCTCAGTTGTCAAGCAATGTCAGGCAATACGATGTTTCCCTCGCGTCAAGGTTGTACATACAAAGAGACGGATATCTGGTCAGATATACATCCCTGAGTTGAACTGGTTTCTTATGATCATCAGTCTGGCTGTCACAATTGGTTTTCGAGACACAATTCGTATAGCAAATGCTTATG GGATTGCATTTTTGGGTGTTACAATCATAACGACATGGTTGGTATCGCTAGTCATCGATCTTGTTTGGCATCAGAGTTTCATGCTTTCCCTTTTATTTTGTGTACTTTTCGGTTCAGTTGAAGCCATCTACCTTTCATCTTTGTGCGTGAGAATCCTCAAAGGTACATGGCTTCCCCTGGTTTTGTCTGCTGTCTTCTTGGTAGTTATGTATGTCTGGCAATATGGCACGCAGAAGAAGTATTTGTATGACTTGcataacaaggtttcaatgaaGTGGATGCTCACGCTGGGTCCTAGTCTTGGCATTGTTAGGGTCCCTGGAATTGGCCTCATCTACACTGAATTGTCTACCGGAGTCCCAGCGTCATTTACTCATTTCTTAACCAACCTACCGGCTTTTTACCAAGTGATTGTCTTCGTTTGCGTTAAAACTGTTCCTGTTCCTTATGTTCCCCAAAAAGAAAGGTATCTTGTTGGCCGTGTTGGACCCAAATCTTTTGGGATGTACCGTTGTATGGTTCGGAATGGGTACAAAGACGTCTTTAAAAATGGGGACGACTTTGAAATTGATGTGGTGATGAGCATAGCAGAGTTCATCCAAATGGAAGCAGAAGGTTCTGGAACCCCTGAAGGCACTGTGGACCGCCGTATGGCAGTTGTGAAGACATCTGGGAAGTTTGGCACGGTGTTGGTTATGGCACAAACTTCTGGCCTTGGAGAAAGCAGCAGTTCAAGTTCTTCAGCGATTGTGAGCAGTGCCAAGTCTCCCACGCTGCAGAACTTGCAGGCCAACTATGAGCAAGAAGCACCAAAACTCAACTATTGGAGGCGGGCTCGGTTTGGATTGCTGGATGCAAAATGCAAAGACTCCCGCCTAAAGGAACAGCTCCAGGAACTTGTGGAAGCAAAGCATGCCGGGGTAGCATATGTAATAGGTCAGGCATACTTAAAGGCGAAATGGAATTCATCGTTCTTAAAGAAGTGCGCTATTGATGTTGCCTACTCTTTCTTACGCAAGAATTGCCGCTCTCCCGCTGTTACTCTGAACATCCCTCATATTTGTTTGATCAAGGTGGGCATGAACTACATCGTGTAA
- the LOC114825675 gene encoding calcium-dependent protein kinase 1-like, with protein MGNNCSSGTLPSSTQDPADHHHHPSNGAVRILPPNAPAPPKPKHHTPPTTTSASSTAPIGRVLGRPMEDVRSTYTFGRELGRGQFGVTYLVTDKQTKQLFACKSIATRKLTIQDDVEDVRREVQIMHHLTGHRNIVELKGAYEDRHSVNLVMELCAGGELFDRIIAKGHYSERAAANLCRQIVTVVHYCHSMGVMHRDLKPENFLLLSKDEDSPLKATDFGLSVFFKPGDVFKDLVGSAYYVAPEVLRRRYGAEADIWSAGVILYILLCGVPPFWGENEQGIFDAILRGHLDFSSDPWPSISSSAKDLVKKMLRADPKERLIAADVLSHPWMREDGDASDKPLDIAVLSRMKQFRAMNKLKKVALKVIAENLSEEEIIGLKEIFKSMDTDNSGTITYEELKAGLPKLGTKLSESEVRQLMEAADVDGNGTIDYIEFITATMHMNRMEREDHLYTAFEYFDKDKSGYITMEELEQALKKYNMGDEKTIKEIIAEVDTDRDGRINYDEFAAMMRKGNPELVTNRRRK; from the exons aTGGGCAACAACTGCAGCAGCGGCACTCTCCCCTCCTCCACCCAAGACCCGGccgaccaccaccaccacccatcAAACGGTGCCGTCCGCATCCTCCCTCCCAATGCCCCCGCCCCACCGAAACCCAAACATCACACACCCCCAACCACCACCTCCGCTTCCAGCACCGCTCCCATCGGCCGGGTCCTCGGCCGGCCCATGGAAGACGTCCGGTCCACCTACACCTTCGGCCGCGAGCTCGGCCGCGGCCAATTCGGCGTCACCTACCTCGTCACTGATAAGCAGACCAAGCAGCTGTTTGCCTGCAAATCCATCGCCACCCGCAAGCTCACCATTCAAGACGACGTGGAGGACGTCCGCCGCGAGGTCCAGATCATGCACCACCTCACCGGCCACCGCAACATCGTCGAGCTCAAGGGAGCTTACGAGGACCGACACTCCGTGAACCTCGTCATGGAGCTCTGCGCCGGCGGCGAGCTCTTCGATCGGATCATTGCCAAAGGGCATTACTCCGAGCGAGCTGCGGCCAATCTCTGCCGCCAGATCGTCACCGTGGTCCACTACTGTCACTCGATGGGGGTTATGCATCGGGATTTGAAGCCGGagaacttcttgctcttgagcAAGGACGAGGACTCGCCGCTCAAGGCCACCGATTTCGGGCTTTCGGTGTTTTTTAAGCCAG GAGATGTATTTAAGGATCTTGTGGGAAGTGCATATTATGTTGCTCCTGAAGTGCTACGTCGTCGTTATGGAGCTGAGGCTGATATTTGGAGTGCAGGGGTGATACTATACATTCTACTTTGTGGGGTACCACCATTCTGGGGAG AGAATGAACAAGGTATCTTTGACGCAATCCTTCGGGGACATCTTGACTTCTCATCTGACCCTTGGCCTTCCATATCCAGCAGTGCCAAAGATCTTGTGAAGAAAATGCTACGAGCTGATCCTAAGGAACGACTTATAGCGGCTGATGTCCTAA GCCATCCATGGATGCGAGAAGATGGTGATGCATCTGATAAACCTCTTGATATTGCCGTTCTATCTAGAATGAAACAGTTCAGGGCAATGAACAAACTCAAGAAAGTAGCATTGAAG GTAATTGCAGAAAATCTTTCTGAAGAGGAAATCATAGGCTTGAAGGAAATATTCAAATCCATGGACACAGATAACAGTGGAACAATTACATATGAAGAGTTAAAAGCTGGCCTTCCAAAACTTGGTACCAAGCTCTCTGAGTCAGAAGTGAGACAGTTGATGGAAGCG GCTGATGTGGATGGAAATGGAACAATTGACTACATCGAGTTTATAACAGCTACTATGCACATGAATAGAATGGAAAGAGAGGACCATTTATACACAGCCTTTGAATATTTTGACAAAGACAAGAGCGG GTACATCACGATGGAAGAATTGGAGCAAGCACTTAAGAAGTATAATATGGGCGATGAGAAAACAATTAAGGAAATCATTGCAGAAGTTGACACGGACCGT GATGGAAGGATTAACTACGATGAATTTGCAGCCATGATGAGGAAAGGCAATCCTGAGTTGGTCACAAATAGacgaagaaaataa